A genomic window from Fusobacterium sp. JB019 includes:
- the hydF gene encoding [FeFe] hydrogenase H-cluster maturation GTPase HydF: MQTTPNSNRFKITIIGSTNAGKSSLLNAITEQEISIVSNIKGTTTDSVKKAMEFLPFGPVLFTDTAGFNDDSELGKFRIEKTIQEIRSSDFIIYVVDGNDFNKEEYKENILMLKKYSIPYINVVTKEEKLKEVEKLEIKNALKDCIFINTRDRNSILRFKELLLKNLNILEEEPGLLDGILNYDDTIIMVIPIDSEAPKGRLILPQVQLLRAALDKGIKSIVCRETELEEVINETEKISLVVTDSQIFNKVDKIVKNKFPLTSFSILFAKQKGDLERLISGIEKIKHLKEGANILISENCTHNTSHEDIGRFKIPALLEKKTGKNFSFKFLTGKDFPRDLKKYDLVIHCGACMITKKNMEIRIEECIKEGVEITNYGIVLAYLSGILEKSINSIKTNNGDD, from the coding sequence ATGCAAACTACTCCAAATTCAAATAGATTTAAAATAACTATAATAGGATCGACTAATGCTGGAAAATCATCTTTATTAAATGCAATTACAGAACAAGAAATATCAATAGTTTCAAATATAAAAGGAACAACAACAGATTCTGTAAAAAAAGCAATGGAATTTTTACCATTTGGTCCAGTATTATTTACAGATACAGCTGGATTTAATGATGATTCTGAATTAGGAAAATTCAGAATAGAGAAAACAATTCAAGAAATTAGAAGTTCAGATTTTATTATTTATGTGGTTGATGGAAATGATTTTAATAAAGAAGAATATAAAGAAAATATTTTAATGTTAAAAAAATATTCAATACCATATATAAATGTAGTGACAAAAGAAGAAAAATTGAAAGAAGTTGAAAAATTAGAAATAAAAAATGCATTAAAGGATTGTATTTTTATAAATACAAGAGATAGAAATTCTATTTTGAGATTTAAAGAGTTATTATTAAAAAATTTAAATATATTAGAGGAAGAACCAGGTTTATTAGATGGAATTTTAAATTATGATGATACTATAATTATGGTGATACCCATAGATTCAGAAGCTCCAAAAGGGAGATTAATTTTACCTCAAGTTCAATTATTAAGAGCTGCTCTAGACAAAGGAATAAAAAGTATAGTTTGTAGAGAAACAGAATTAGAAGAAGTAATAAATGAAACAGAAAAAATTTCTTTAGTTGTAACTGATTCTCAAATTTTTAATAAAGTAGATAAAATAGTGAAAAATAAGTTTCCTTTAACTAGTTTTTCAATACTTTTTGCAAAGCAAAAAGGAGATTTAGAAAGATTAATTTCAGGGATAGAAAAAATTAAGCACTTAAAAGAAGGAGCTAACATTTTAATTTCAGAAAATTGTACTCATAATACTTCTCATGAAGATATAGGGAGATTTAAAATCCCCGCATTGTTAGAAAAAAAAACGGGGAAAAATTTTAGCTTTAAGTTTTTGACAGGAAAAGATTTTCCTAGAGATTTAAAAAAATATGATTTAGTTATTCATTGCGGAGCGTGTATGATCACTAAAAAAAATATGGAAATAAGAATAGAGGAATGTATAAAAGAAGGAGT